In Dermatophagoides farinae isolate YC_2012a chromosome 9, ASM2471394v1, whole genome shotgun sequence, a genomic segment contains:
- the Hr96 gene encoding nuclear hormone receptor HR96 isoform X3, which produces MELSKICGVCGDKALGYNFNALTCESCKAFFRRNALRTKKFHCISGTNDCQLDPKTRKYCRKCRLDKCFAIGMLKEWILTDEEKQLKRRKHRHIEMVDADSSTAHNLQQQQRPIIQSSMINDQSNTINSNNNMNCSTVLDNNNNNQNQNRNKINQGKNNIIIMPILTSSSTMWINNMNNKQEQHPEQQTTTNDDLIKSIDQKRLMEYINERLDLSTSSSNSTMNNGDSDGNQSKDHNNIIFLNENDLIKNKTSDTFTESPSPLFSGNIFDCQQQQQQQQPQPQQQQEQQQSSTKFDNLTINDDSTTFMDFQWLPSESLMTTTTTATTLPSYDNENENNSMLPENVIKNQIKYNKWNVSTKVYADVLRMEQIFDGIYDQNPKRLDKMELGRLEELKQIFASLNEMNQRSLNSERKIVNNMEEGFQCLEFAIKQLILHIKNVRAFKNLCLEDQEILLKNSVSKSRCLLNMIRCYNPEQDTVAIPYSKNGTILIFEQDYLRQLHGDLQYEKCRSFCQSFRDDWKNDDMIVNLLIIILVFFPNRNGLLHREYITLEYYTYCHLLQRYLEVKYQSICEARSIYINLLSRLEEISYFNEELMEMILMKFDPQYIGPLTKELFELEKKT; this is translated from the exons ATGgaattatcaaaaatatgTGGTGTTTGTGGTGATAAAGCATTGGGATATAATTTCAATGCATTAACATGTGAATCATGTAAAGCATTCTTTCGTCGTAATGCTCTACGTACAAAG AAATTTCATTGTATCTCTGGCACAAATGATTGTCAATTGGAtccaaaaacaagaaaatattGTCGAAAATGTCGATTAGATAAATGTTTTGCGATTGGTATGCTTAAAGAATGGATATTGactgatgaagaaaaacaattaaaacgTCGTAAACATCGTCATATTGAAATGGTTGATGCAGATAGTTCAACAGCACATaatttgcaacaacaacaacgaccaaTCATTCagtcatcaatgatcaatgatcaatcgaatacaataaattcaaataataatatgaattgTAGTACCGTgctggataataataataataatcagaatcagaatcgaaacaaaataaatcaagGCAAGAAtaacatcattataatgcctatattgacatcatcatccacaatgTGGATCAataatatgaataataaacaagaacaacatccagaacaacaaacaacaacaaatgatgatttaataaaatcgattgatcaaaaacGTTTAATGGAATATATTAATGAACGATTAGATttatccacatcatcatcaaattcaacaatgaataatggtgatagtgatggaaatcaatcaaaagatCATAAtaacataatttttttaaatgaaaatgatttaatcaaaaataaaacatccGATACATTTACCGAATcgccatcaccattattttcgggaaatattttcgattgtcaacaacaacaacaacaacaacaaccgcaaccgcaacaacagcaagaacaacaacaatcatcaacaaaatttgacaatctaacgataaatgatgattcaacaacGTTTATGGATTTTCAATGGTTACCATCAGAAAGTTTA atgacaacaacgacgacagcGACAACATTGCCatcatatgataatgaaaacgaaaataattcaatgttaCCAGAAAAtgtaattaaaaatcaaatcaaatataataaatggaATGTTTCAACAAAAGTTTACGCAGATGTTTTACGTATGGAACAAATTTTCGATGGTATCTATGatcaaaatccaaaaagACTTGATAAAATGGAACTTGGTCGTCTAgaagaattgaaacaaatttttgcatcattaaatgaaatgaatcaacgTTCATTAAATAGTGAACGtaaaattgtcaacaatATGGAAGAAGGATTTCAATGTCTAGAGTTTGCAATCAAACAGCTGATTTTACATATTAAGAATGTTCGTGCATTTAAAAATCTTTGTCTTGAAGATCaagaaattttattgaaaaattcagtAAGCAAAAGTCGTTGCCTATTGAATATGATACGTTGTTATAATCCAGAACAGGATACTGTCGCTATTCCTTATAGTAAG aaCGGAACCATTCTCATATTTGAACAAGATTATCTTCGTCAATTACATGGTGATTTgcaatatgaaaaatgtaGAAGTTTTTGTCAATCATTTCGtgatgattggaaaaatgatgatatgattgtCAATCTG CTCATCATAATTTTGGTATTCTTTCCAAATCGTAATGGTCTATTGCATCGTGAATATATAAC CCTTGAATATTATACCTATTGTCATCTATTACAACGATATCTAGAGGTTAAATATCAATCTATTTGTGAAGCAAGATCAATCTATATAAATCTTCTTAGTCGTTTGGAAGAGATAAGTTATTTTAATGAAGAATTAATGGAAATGATTCTGATGAAATTCGATCCACAATATATTGGTCCATTAACAAaagaattatttgaattggaaaaaaaaacttga
- the LOC124497917 gene encoding replication protein A 70 kDa DNA-binding subunit — translation MNPIVSSMDNSDDDYDNYNHECYCNIWNFFLIPGHYDDDEPVVATMIKNLYPRRSNFSIDVKVVTKSSIHHFIKKENSAETGKLFRFDVYDKEYSEIRIVSFNEECDRFFDLIKVDECFRISRGHVKPSNKQYSTLSNPYEIVTTNSTVIEPLKITEPFGEYKRKIIYNFIRFSSLHHHGIDSAIDFIGIIDSVDPIRNVYGRYSGRNVSLLKISIFDYSLSHIDVALWDKMADDFHGEKGQIVALKNVRIKQFNGLSLSCSPLTTVTIDPDIPEAMNLRNWYHNHNRTIIQELFYIKQIKQTSSLYKNFDCLATIISTSATKHPAYRVCPSGEHCKRKLSTTNEGELFCGYCGWLESSSLIHYKWGLRVTILINDLTGSLWITVFADVIEKLLGKTAEEISQMSLEHWLNLFHSTIWMHQYIFTIQKSIYQSRDNYTVISINRNNTKRLIDRLQKLESST, via the exons ATGAATCCCATTGTATCAAGCATGGACAATTCGGATGATGActatgataattataatcatgaaTGTTATTGTaatatttggaatttttttttgatacctggtcattatgatgatgatgaaccagtGGTGGCCacaatgattaaaaatcTGTATCCAAGAAGATCGAATTTTTCCATCGATGTTAAAGTGGTGACaaaatcatcgattcatcatttcataaaaaaggaaaataGTGCAGAAACTGGTAAATTGTTTCGTTTCGATGTTTATGACAAAGAATATTCCGAAATACGTATTGTGTCATTTAATGAAGAATGTGATCGATTTTTCGACCTTATTAAAGTCGATGAATGTTTTCGTATTAGTCGTGGTCATGTTAAACCGTCAAATAAACAATATTCAACACTTTCTAATCCGTATGAAATAGTTACCACGAATTCTACTGTCATTGAACCATTGAAAATAACGGAACCATTTGGTGAATATAAACGgaaaatcatttataattttattcGCTTTTCATCATTGCATCATCACGGTATAGATAGTgccattgattttattggcATTATCGATTCCGTTGATCCAATTCGAAA tGTTTATGGCAGGTATTCAGGTCGTAATGTTTCACTTCTTAAAATTTCTATCTTTGATTATTCACTTTCACATATTGACGTGGCTCTTTGGGATAAAATGGCCGATGATTTTCATGGAGAAAAAGGTCAAATTGTAGCGCTGAAAAATGTTAGaataaaacaatttaatggattatcattatccTGTTCACCATTAACAACGGTTACAATTGATCCAGATATACCTGAAGCTATGAATTTACGAAATTggtatcataatcataatcgaaCAATCATTCAAGAACTTTTTTacatcaaacaaattaaacAGACATCGTCAttgtataaaaattttgattgtttagcCACCATTATATCAACATCTGCAACGAAACATCCAGCATATCGTGTATGTCCTAGTGGTGAACATTGCAAacgaaaattatcaacaaccaaCGAAGGTGAATTATTTTGTGGTTATTGTGGATGGCTTGAATCCTCCAGTTTGATTCATTATAAATGGGGTCTCCGTGTTACCATTTTAATCAACGATTTGACCGGATCATTGTGGATTACTGTATTTGCGGATGTAATCGAAAAATTGTTGGGCAAAACAGCCGAAGAAATATCACAAATGTCTTTAGAACATTGGTTAAATCTATTCCATTCAACAATATGGATGcatcaatatattttcaccatacaaaaatcaatctatCAATCACGAGATAATTATACtgtaatttcaatcaatcgaaacaacacaaaaagacttattgatcgattacaaaaattggaatcatctacataa
- the Hr96 gene encoding nuclear hormone receptor HR96 isoform X1 — protein MELSKICGVCGDKALGYNFNALTCESCKAFFRRNALRTKKFHCISGTNDCQLDPKTRKYCRKCRLDKCFAIGMLKEWILTDEEKQLKRRKHRHIEMVDADSSTAHNLQQQQRPIIQSSMINDQSNTINSNNNMNCSTVLDNNNNNQNQNRNKINQGKNNIIIMPILTSSSTMWINNMNNKQEQHPEQQTTTNDDLIKSIDQKRLMEYINERLDLSTSSSNSTMNNGDSDGNQSKDHNNIIFLNENDLIKNKTSDTFTESPSPLFSGNIFDCQQQQQQQQPQPQQQQEQQQSSTKFDNLTINDDSTTFMDFQWLPSESLVRNIDTCIHNNYHHRQQSSQQMTTTTTATTLPSYDNENENNSMLPENVIKNQIKYNKWNVSTKVYADVLRMEQIFDGIYDQNPKRLDKMELGRLEELKQIFASLNEMNQRSLNSERKIVNNMEEGFQCLEFAIKQLILHIKNVRAFKNLCLEDQEILLKNSVSKSRCLLNMIRCYNPEQDTVAIPYSKVKNGTILIFEQDYLRQLHGDLQYEKCRSFCQSFRDDWKNDDMIVNLLIIILVFFPNRNGLLHREYITLEYYTYCHLLQRYLEVKYQSICEARSIYINLLSRLEEISYFNEELMEMILMKFDPQYIGPLTKELFELEKKT, from the exons ATGgaattatcaaaaatatgTGGTGTTTGTGGTGATAAAGCATTGGGATATAATTTCAATGCATTAACATGTGAATCATGTAAAGCATTCTTTCGTCGTAATGCTCTACGTACAAAG AAATTTCATTGTATCTCTGGCACAAATGATTGTCAATTGGAtccaaaaacaagaaaatattGTCGAAAATGTCGATTAGATAAATGTTTTGCGATTGGTATGCTTAAAGAATGGATATTGactgatgaagaaaaacaattaaaacgTCGTAAACATCGTCATATTGAAATGGTTGATGCAGATAGTTCAACAGCACATaatttgcaacaacaacaacgaccaaTCATTCagtcatcaatgatcaatgatcaatcgaatacaataaattcaaataataatatgaattgTAGTACCGTgctggataataataataataatcagaatcagaatcgaaacaaaataaatcaagGCAAGAAtaacatcattataatgcctatattgacatcatcatccacaatgTGGATCAataatatgaataataaacaagaacaacatccagaacaacaaacaacaacaaatgatgatttaataaaatcgattgatcaaaaacGTTTAATGGAATATATTAATGAACGATTAGATttatccacatcatcatcaaattcaacaatgaataatggtgatagtgatggaaatcaatcaaaagatCATAAtaacataatttttttaaatgaaaatgatttaatcaaaaataaaacatccGATACATTTACCGAATcgccatcaccattattttcgggaaatattttcgattgtcaacaacaacaacaacaacaacaaccgcaaccgcaacaacagcaagaacaacaacaatcatcaacaaaatttgacaatctaacgataaatgatgattcaacaacGTTTATGGATTTTCAATGGTTACCATCAGAAAGTTTAGTAAGAAATATTGATACTTGTAtacataataattatcatcatcgacaacaatcatcacaacagatgacaacaacgacgacagcGACAACATTGCCatcatatgataatgaaaacgaaaataattcaatgttaCCAGAAAAtgtaattaaaaatcaaatcaaatataataaatggaATGTTTCAACAAAAGTTTACGCAGATGTTTTACGTATGGAACAAATTTTCGATGGTATCTATGatcaaaatccaaaaagACTTGATAAAATGGAACTTGGTCGTCTAgaagaattgaaacaaatttttgcatcattaaatgaaatgaatcaacgTTCATTAAATAGTGAACGtaaaattgtcaacaatATGGAAGAAGGATTTCAATGTCTAGAGTTTGCAATCAAACAGCTGATTTTACATATTAAGAATGTTCGTGCATTTAAAAATCTTTGTCTTGAAGATCaagaaattttattgaaaaattcagtAAGCAAAAGTCGTTGCCTATTGAATATGATACGTTGTTATAATCCAGAACAGGATACTGTCGCTATTCCTTATAGTAAGGTAAAA aaCGGAACCATTCTCATATTTGAACAAGATTATCTTCGTCAATTACATGGTGATTTgcaatatgaaaaatgtaGAAGTTTTTGTCAATCATTTCGtgatgattggaaaaatgatgatatgattgtCAATCTG CTCATCATAATTTTGGTATTCTTTCCAAATCGTAATGGTCTATTGCATCGTGAATATATAAC CCTTGAATATTATACCTATTGTCATCTATTACAACGATATCTAGAGGTTAAATATCAATCTATTTGTGAAGCAAGATCAATCTATATAAATCTTCTTAGTCGTTTGGAAGAGATAAGTTATTTTAATGAAGAATTAATGGAAATGATTCTGATGAAATTCGATCCACAATATATTGGTCCATTAACAAaagaattatttgaattggaaaaaaaaacttga
- the Hr96 gene encoding nuclear hormone receptor HR96 isoform X2, which produces MELSKICGVCGDKALGYNFNALTCESCKAFFRRNALRTKKFHCISGTNDCQLDPKTRKYCRKCRLDKCFAIGMLKEWILTDEEKQLKRRKHRHIEMVDADSSTAHNLQQQQRPIIQSSMINDQSNTINSNNNMNCSTVLDNNNNNQNQNRNKINQGKNNIIIMPILTSSSTMWINNMNNKQEQHPEQQTTTNDDLIKSIDQKRLMEYINERLDLSTSSSNSTMNNGDSDGNQSKDHNNIIFLNENDLIKNKTSDTFTESPSPLFSGNIFDCQQQQQQQQPQPQQQQEQQQSSTKFDNLTINDDSTTFMDFQWLPSESLVRNIDTCIHNNYHHRQQSSQQMTTTTTATTLPSYDNENENNSMLPENVIKNQIKYNKWNVSTKVYADVLRMEQIFDGIYDQNPKRLDKMELGRLEELKQIFASLNEMNQRSLNSERKIVNNMEEGFQCLEFAIKQLILHIKNVRAFKNLCLEDQEILLKNSVSKSRCLLNMIRCYNPEQDTVAIPYSKNGTILIFEQDYLRQLHGDLQYEKCRSFCQSFRDDWKNDDMIVNLLIIILVFFPNRNGLLHREYITLEYYTYCHLLQRYLEVKYQSICEARSIYINLLSRLEEISYFNEELMEMILMKFDPQYIGPLTKELFELEKKT; this is translated from the exons ATGgaattatcaaaaatatgTGGTGTTTGTGGTGATAAAGCATTGGGATATAATTTCAATGCATTAACATGTGAATCATGTAAAGCATTCTTTCGTCGTAATGCTCTACGTACAAAG AAATTTCATTGTATCTCTGGCACAAATGATTGTCAATTGGAtccaaaaacaagaaaatattGTCGAAAATGTCGATTAGATAAATGTTTTGCGATTGGTATGCTTAAAGAATGGATATTGactgatgaagaaaaacaattaaaacgTCGTAAACATCGTCATATTGAAATGGTTGATGCAGATAGTTCAACAGCACATaatttgcaacaacaacaacgaccaaTCATTCagtcatcaatgatcaatgatcaatcgaatacaataaattcaaataataatatgaattgTAGTACCGTgctggataataataataataatcagaatcagaatcgaaacaaaataaatcaagGCAAGAAtaacatcattataatgcctatattgacatcatcatccacaatgTGGATCAataatatgaataataaacaagaacaacatccagaacaacaaacaacaacaaatgatgatttaataaaatcgattgatcaaaaacGTTTAATGGAATATATTAATGAACGATTAGATttatccacatcatcatcaaattcaacaatgaataatggtgatagtgatggaaatcaatcaaaagatCATAAtaacataatttttttaaatgaaaatgatttaatcaaaaataaaacatccGATACATTTACCGAATcgccatcaccattattttcgggaaatattttcgattgtcaacaacaacaacaacaacaacaaccgcaaccgcaacaacagcaagaacaacaacaatcatcaacaaaatttgacaatctaacgataaatgatgattcaacaacGTTTATGGATTTTCAATGGTTACCATCAGAAAGTTTAGTAAGAAATATTGATACTTGTAtacataataattatcatcatcgacaacaatcatcacaacagatgacaacaacgacgacagcGACAACATTGCCatcatatgataatgaaaacgaaaataattcaatgttaCCAGAAAAtgtaattaaaaatcaaatcaaatataataaatggaATGTTTCAACAAAAGTTTACGCAGATGTTTTACGTATGGAACAAATTTTCGATGGTATCTATGatcaaaatccaaaaagACTTGATAAAATGGAACTTGGTCGTCTAgaagaattgaaacaaatttttgcatcattaaatgaaatgaatcaacgTTCATTAAATAGTGAACGtaaaattgtcaacaatATGGAAGAAGGATTTCAATGTCTAGAGTTTGCAATCAAACAGCTGATTTTACATATTAAGAATGTTCGTGCATTTAAAAATCTTTGTCTTGAAGATCaagaaattttattgaaaaattcagtAAGCAAAAGTCGTTGCCTATTGAATATGATACGTTGTTATAATCCAGAACAGGATACTGTCGCTATTCCTTATAGTAAG aaCGGAACCATTCTCATATTTGAACAAGATTATCTTCGTCAATTACATGGTGATTTgcaatatgaaaaatgtaGAAGTTTTTGTCAATCATTTCGtgatgattggaaaaatgatgatatgattgtCAATCTG CTCATCATAATTTTGGTATTCTTTCCAAATCGTAATGGTCTATTGCATCGTGAATATATAAC CCTTGAATATTATACCTATTGTCATCTATTACAACGATATCTAGAGGTTAAATATCAATCTATTTGTGAAGCAAGATCAATCTATATAAATCTTCTTAGTCGTTTGGAAGAGATAAGTTATTTTAATGAAGAATTAATGGAAATGATTCTGATGAAATTCGATCCACAATATATTGGTCCATTAACAAaagaattatttgaattggaaaaaaaaacttga
- the Prp18 gene encoding pre-mRNA processing factor 18: MDLLKAEIAKKRKQLEKSSLIDEKKKFFKREELNKKNEEEYWQKQAEKMIKKRRQEEERGIINSDDSESHDSSDDLMATTTGGSKLSAEEIAKMKLKKWIKNQTGSNGEDRTNGEERILARKEVIKRLRERDQPITLFGENEIDAFRRLRKLEIIEPDSSDKGFRNDFQEAMEKVDAAYLEEIVKSGGHNTTDGPDGEKKRGKNDVKIEEMNTTIEEILEQAHYLGKQRSKRPNTDDEQRRSDCAVILKFLKFLLELWGRRLNDRNESDKRSTQGRLMNAIYTQTQEYLKPLFKQLTKQTIADDILKHLIIIIKYLLERNYVHANDAYLQMAIGNAPWPIGVTMVGIHARTGREKIFAQNIAHVLNDETQRKYIQALKRLMTQCQKMFQTDPSRCVEYTKE; the protein is encoded by the exons aTGGATTTACTTAAAGCGGAAATTGCTAAAAAACGTaaacaattggaaaaatcatcattgattgatgaaaagaaaaaattttttaaacgtgaagaattgaacaaaaaaaatgaagaagaatattGGCAAAAACAAGctgaaaaaatgatcaagaaACGTCGTCAAGAAGAAGAACGTGGTATCATCAATTCGGATGATTCAGAATCTCATGATAGCAGTGATGATTTGATGGCCACAACAACCGGTGGATCTAAATTATCTGCCGAAGAGATTgctaaaatgaaattgaaaaaatggatcaaaaatcaaaccgGATCAAATGGTGAAGATCGAACGAATGGTGAAGAACGAATACTAGCCCGTAAAGAAGTGATCAAACGCCTACGTGAACGTGATCAACCGATTACTTTGTTTGGTGAGAACGAAATCGATGCATTTCGTCGTCTACgaaaattggaaattattGAACCAGATTCAAGTGATAAAGGATTTCGTAACGATTTTCAG gAAGCAATGGAAAAAGTTGATGCAGCCTATTTGGAAGAAATTGTCAAATCCGGTGGCCATAATACAACGGATGGTCCTGATGGTGAGAAAAAACGTGGTAAAAATGATgtaaaaattgaagaaatgaaCACCACGATCGAAGAAATACTTGAACAAGCACATTATCTTGGTAAACAACGATCAAAACGTCCAAATACcgatgatgaacaacgaCGATCAGATTGTGCAgttatattgaaatttttgaaatttcttCTCGAATTATGGGGTCGACGATTAAACGATCGAAATGAATCGGATAAAAGATCAACGCAAGGAAGATTAATGAATGCCATCTATACACAGACACAGGAATATCTGAAACCATTGTTCAAACAATTGACGAAACAAACGATTGCCGACGACATTCTTaaacatttgatcatcatcattaaatatcTACTTGAACGAAATTATGTTCATGCAAATGATGCCTATCTACAGATGGCAATAGGTAATGCACCATGGCCAATCGGTGTCACTATGGTCGGTATACATGCACGTACTGGTAGGGAGAAAATTTTTGCTCAAAACATTGCACATgtgttgaatgatgaaacacAACGGAAATATATTCAAGCATTGAAACGTTTGATGACACAATGTCAGAAAATGTTCCAGACCGATCCATCCAGATGTGTTGAATACACTaaagaatga